The following proteins are encoded in a genomic region of Protaetiibacter sp. SSC-01:
- the dapF gene encoding diaminopimelate epimerase, with translation MDIAFTKGHGTGNDFVLYSDPDGRLELDATQLAALADRHFGIGGDGVIRAVRSASLPEGAAALAEDPGAEWFMDYHNADGSPAEMCGNGIRVYGAYLLAEGLLDLAIGEAVHIGTRGGVRVLTRTEDGFEVDLGPYVVAGDAMVSARRLDVDRPGLAVGVGNPHVVVALADDDELDALDLSEAPVIAPAPPEGANVEFVVPGEPLISGGVGRIRMRVHERGSGETLSCGTGAAAAALATRSWAGEGAPDVWRVRVPGGEVGVRVADGHVHLSGPATLVFDGAVTLP, from the coding sequence ATCGACATCGCCTTCACGAAGGGCCACGGCACGGGCAACGACTTCGTGCTGTACAGCGACCCCGACGGCCGACTCGAGCTCGACGCGACGCAGCTCGCCGCCCTCGCGGATCGCCACTTCGGCATCGGAGGCGACGGCGTCATCCGCGCCGTGCGCTCCGCCAGCCTGCCCGAGGGCGCCGCCGCACTCGCCGAGGACCCGGGCGCCGAATGGTTCATGGACTACCACAACGCCGACGGCAGCCCCGCCGAGATGTGCGGCAACGGCATCCGCGTCTACGGCGCCTACCTGCTGGCCGAGGGCCTGCTCGACCTCGCCATCGGCGAAGCCGTGCACATCGGCACGCGCGGCGGCGTGCGCGTGCTCACGCGCACCGAGGACGGCTTCGAGGTCGACCTCGGCCCCTACGTCGTCGCAGGCGACGCCATGGTCTCCGCGCGCCGCCTCGATGTCGACCGGCCCGGGCTCGCCGTCGGCGTCGGCAACCCGCACGTCGTCGTCGCGCTCGCCGACGACGACGAGCTCGACGCGCTCGACCTGAGCGAGGCCCCCGTCATCGCCCCCGCGCCCCCCGAGGGCGCCAACGTCGAATTCGTCGTGCCCGGCGAGCCCCTCATCTCCGGCGGCGTCGGCCGCATCCGGATGCGCGTGCACGAGCGCGGCAGCGGCGAGACCCTCTCGTGTGGCACGGGCGCCGCCGCTGCGGCCCTCGCGACGCGCTCGTGGGCGGGCGAGGGCGCCCCCGACGTCTGGCGTGTGCGGGTTCCCGGGGGCGAGGTCGGCGTGCGCGTCGCCGACGGCCACGTGCATCTGAGCGGCCCCGCGACCCTCGTCTTCGACGGCGCGGTCACGCTGCCGTAG
- the miaA gene encoding tRNA (adenosine(37)-N6)-dimethylallyltransferase MiaA: MSLLVGVVGATGTGKTDLALDLAERLAASGTPAEIVNADAMQLYRGMDIGTAKVPADERRGIPHHLLDVLEPREEASVARYQVEARAVVDDMLARGAVPILVGGSGLYVSSVVYDFRFPGTDPAIRARLEAELDAHGPGTLHARLRELDPEAAEAIGPHNGRRIVRALEVVELTGEPFGSGLPEEGGTWRPTTLLGLRLEREALVPRLDARVERMWNAGLVDEVARLRPAGLGTTASRAIGYAQALAQLDGRMDAAAAIAETQALTRRYARRQVSWFGRSRDTTWLHADDPSRVDAAYDAVQAAADRLPG; the protein is encoded by the coding sequence GTGAGCCTGCTCGTCGGCGTCGTCGGCGCCACCGGCACCGGCAAGACGGATCTCGCCCTCGACCTCGCCGAGCGACTCGCGGCATCCGGAACCCCCGCCGAGATCGTCAACGCCGACGCCATGCAGCTCTACCGCGGCATGGACATCGGCACGGCGAAGGTGCCCGCGGACGAGCGCCGCGGCATCCCGCACCACCTCCTGGACGTGCTCGAGCCGCGCGAGGAGGCGAGCGTCGCGCGCTACCAGGTCGAGGCGCGCGCCGTCGTCGACGACATGCTGGCACGCGGGGCCGTGCCGATCCTCGTGGGCGGCAGCGGCCTGTACGTGTCGAGCGTCGTCTACGACTTCCGCTTCCCGGGCACCGACCCCGCCATCCGAGCGCGGCTCGAGGCCGAGCTCGACGCGCACGGGCCCGGCACCCTGCACGCGCGCCTGCGCGAGCTCGACCCCGAGGCAGCCGAGGCCATCGGCCCGCACAACGGGCGGCGCATCGTGCGCGCCCTCGAGGTCGTCGAGCTCACGGGGGAGCCCTTCGGCTCCGGCCTGCCCGAGGAGGGCGGCACGTGGCGCCCCACAACGCTCCTCGGCCTCCGGCTCGAGCGCGAAGCCCTCGTGCCGCGACTCGACGCGCGCGTCGAACGGATGTGGAACGCCGGTCTCGTCGACGAGGTCGCCCGCCTGCGCCCCGCCGGGCTCGGCACGACCGCGAGCCGCGCCATCGGCTACGCGCAAGCGCTCGCCCAGCTCGACGGGCGGATGGACGCCGCCGCGGCGATCGCCGAGACCCAGGCCCTCACGCGCCGCTACGCGCGCCGCCAGGTGTCGTGGTTCGGCCGCTCGCGCGACACGACGTGGCTGCATGCCGACGACCCCTCGCGCGTCGATGCCGCGTACGACGCCGTGCAGGCCGCCGCGGATAGGCTTCCCGGGTGA
- the miaB gene encoding tRNA (N6-isopentenyl adenosine(37)-C2)-methylthiotransferase MiaB: protein MTLLDAATEGRSTSAPRTYEVRTFGCQMNVHDSERLSGSLEAAGYVRATDGEADIVVINTCAVRENADNKLYGTLGHLAATKRTHEGMQIAVGGCLAQKDKNVILEKAPWVDVVFGTHNMGSLPTLLERARHNGEAQLEILEALEVFPSTLPTRRENTYSGWVSISVGCNNTCTFCIVPSLRGKEKDRRPGDILAEIQSLVDDGAIEVTLLGQNVNSYGVEFGDRQAFSKLLRAAGEIEGLERVRFTSPHPAAFTDDVIDAMAETPNVMPQLHMPLQSGSDRILRAMRRSYRSERFLGILDRVRARIPHAAISTDIIVGFPGETEEDFAETLRVVEQARFASAFTFQYSIRPGTPAATMPDQLPKEVVQERYDRLIELQERVSGEEAQKLVGTPVEVLVANGEGRRDEETRRMSGRAEDNRLVHFDVPEGGPAPRPGDIVSVTVTRATPHYLIAAPDGPALPIRRTRAGDAWDRAEAESCAVPSHGSTGGGRTVNLGLPGLRPE from the coding sequence ATGACCCTGCTCGACGCCGCCACGGAGGGACGGTCCACCTCCGCTCCGCGCACCTACGAGGTGCGCACCTTCGGCTGCCAGATGAACGTCCACGACTCCGAGCGACTCTCCGGCTCTCTCGAGGCCGCCGGCTATGTGCGCGCCACCGACGGCGAGGCCGACATCGTCGTCATCAACACGTGCGCCGTGCGCGAGAACGCCGACAACAAGCTCTACGGCACGCTCGGCCACCTCGCCGCAACGAAGCGCACCCACGAGGGCATGCAGATCGCCGTGGGCGGTTGTCTCGCCCAGAAGGACAAGAACGTCATCCTCGAGAAGGCGCCGTGGGTCGACGTCGTCTTCGGCACGCACAACATGGGCTCGCTCCCGACGCTCCTCGAGCGCGCGCGCCACAACGGCGAGGCGCAGCTCGAGATCCTCGAGGCTCTCGAGGTGTTCCCCTCGACGCTCCCCACGCGGCGTGAGAACACCTACTCCGGCTGGGTCTCGATCTCCGTCGGCTGCAACAACACATGCACGTTTTGCATCGTGCCGTCGCTGCGCGGCAAGGAGAAGGACCGCCGCCCCGGCGACATCCTCGCCGAGATCCAGAGCCTCGTCGACGACGGCGCGATCGAGGTCACGCTCCTCGGCCAGAACGTCAACTCCTACGGCGTCGAGTTCGGCGACCGTCAGGCCTTCAGCAAGCTCCTCCGAGCGGCCGGCGAGATCGAGGGCCTCGAGCGCGTGCGCTTCACGAGCCCGCACCCCGCCGCCTTCACCGACGACGTCATCGACGCCATGGCCGAGACGCCCAACGTCATGCCGCAGCTGCATATGCCGCTGCAGTCCGGGTCCGACCGCATCCTGCGCGCGATGCGCCGCTCGTACCGCTCCGAGCGCTTCCTCGGCATCCTCGACCGCGTGCGCGCCCGCATCCCGCACGCCGCCATCTCGACGGACATCATCGTCGGCTTCCCGGGGGAGACGGAGGAGGACTTCGCGGAGACGCTGCGCGTCGTCGAGCAGGCCCGCTTCGCATCCGCGTTCACCTTCCAGTACTCCATCCGCCCCGGAACGCCGGCTGCGACGATGCCCGACCAGCTGCCGAAGGAGGTCGTGCAGGAGCGCTATGACCGCCTCATCGAGCTGCAGGAGCGCGTCTCGGGCGAGGAGGCCCAGAAGCTCGTCGGCACCCCCGTCGAGGTGCTCGTCGCCAACGGCGAAGGCCGCCGCGACGAGGAGACCCGCCGCATGTCGGGCCGCGCCGAAGACAACCGTCTCGTGCACTTCGACGTGCCCGAGGGCGGCCCCGCGCCGCGCCCCGGGGACATCGTGAGCGTCACCGTCACGCGCGCGACGCCGCACTACCTCATCGCCGCACCCGACGGTCCCGCGCTGCCGATCCGCCGAACGCGTGCGGGCGACGCATGGGACCGCGCCGAGGCGGAGTCGTGCGCCGTCCCCAGCCACGGCAGCACGGGCGGCGGACGCACCGTGAACCTCGGTCTTCCGGGCCTGCGTCCCGAGTGA
- a CDS encoding regulatory protein RecX: MEETDGRLAPVSYLFGPRSSVSSAPASVPQPRAFDDDDDTGEVYEPEWNDAWGSDVDDACARLSDAERDVALDAGKISLKALTRRDLSRRELERVLRDADIDDESVERECDRLARVGLIDDAALAQKLVATLQERKGLGRTAIAAELTRRMLAPSAIEYALELVDTGDELARARELARKRAGQLRDLDRDAAVRRLSSYLARRGYSGSTVRAAVDEALASRPSGSVVRFR; the protein is encoded by the coding sequence ATGGAGGAGACCGACGGCCGGCTCGCGCCCGTCAGCTACCTGTTCGGCCCCCGGTCGTCGGTCTCGTCCGCTCCGGCGAGCGTGCCGCAGCCGCGGGCGTTCGACGACGATGACGACACCGGCGAGGTGTACGAGCCCGAGTGGAACGACGCCTGGGGTTCCGACGTCGACGACGCGTGCGCTCGTCTGAGCGACGCCGAACGCGACGTCGCCCTCGACGCGGGGAAGATCTCGCTCAAGGCGCTCACGCGGCGCGACCTCTCGCGCCGGGAGCTCGAGCGCGTTCTCCGCGACGCGGACATCGACGACGAGAGCGTCGAGCGTGAGTGCGACCGCCTCGCACGCGTCGGCCTCATCGACGATGCCGCCCTCGCGCAGAAGCTCGTCGCGACCCTGCAGGAGCGCAAGGGCCTCGGGCGCACGGCGATCGCCGCGGAGCTCACGCGGCGCATGCTCGCACCCTCGGCGATCGAGTACGCCCTCGAGCTCGTCGACACGGGCGACGAGCTCGCCCGCGCCCGCGAGCTCGCCCGCAAGCGGGCGGGACAGCTGCGCGACCTCGATCGTGACGCGGCGGTCCGCCGCCTGAGCTCCTACCTGGCCCGCCGTGGCTACTCCGGCAGCACGGTGCGCGCCGCCGTCGACGAGGCGCTCGCCTCGCGCCCCTCGGGCTCCGTGGTGCGGTTCCGCTAG
- the recA gene encoding recombinase RecA, translating to MPTPADREKALEVALAQIDRQFGKGTVMRLGSDERAPVAIIPTGSIALDVALGIGGLPRGRIVEIYGPESSGKTTLTLHAIANAQRAGGIAAFIDAEHALDPEYAKKLGVDIDSLLVSQPDTGEQALEIADMLVRSGSIDLIVVDSVAALVPKAEIEGEMGDSHVGLQARLMSQALRKLTGGLNQTQTTMIFINQLREKIGVFFGSPETTAGGKALKFYASVRLDIRRIETLKDGTEAVGNRTRVKVVKNKMAPPFKQAEFDILYGVGISREGSLIDYGVEHGIVKKSGAWYTYDGDQLGQGKENARNFLLENPDMAAEIEQKILAKLGIGAAGKAAQEGANVESLEGKLAARKAAGE from the coding sequence ATGCCTACACCTGCAGACCGCGAGAAGGCCCTCGAGGTCGCCCTCGCGCAGATCGACCGCCAGTTCGGCAAGGGAACCGTGATGCGGCTCGGCAGCGACGAGCGCGCGCCCGTCGCCATCATCCCCACGGGTTCCATCGCGCTCGACGTCGCGCTCGGCATCGGGGGACTGCCCCGCGGCCGCATCGTCGAGATCTACGGCCCGGAGTCGTCGGGTAAGACGACCCTCACGCTGCACGCGATCGCGAACGCGCAGCGCGCCGGCGGTATCGCCGCCTTCATCGACGCGGAGCACGCGCTCGACCCCGAGTACGCCAAGAAGCTCGGCGTCGACATCGACTCGCTCCTCGTGTCGCAGCCCGACACAGGTGAGCAGGCTCTCGAGATCGCCGACATGCTCGTGCGCTCGGGCTCGATCGACCTCATCGTCGTCGACTCCGTCGCGGCGCTCGTGCCGAAGGCCGAGATCGAGGGCGAGATGGGCGACAGCCACGTCGGCCTCCAGGCCCGCCTCATGTCGCAGGCCCTCCGCAAGCTCACCGGTGGTCTCAACCAGACGCAGACCACGATGATCTTCATCAACCAGCTGCGCGAGAAGATCGGCGTGTTCTTCGGAAGCCCCGAGACCACCGCGGGCGGCAAGGCGCTCAAGTTCTACGCCTCGGTGCGCCTCGACATCCGCCGCATCGAGACCCTCAAGGACGGCACCGAGGCGGTCGGCAACCGCACGCGCGTCAAGGTCGTCAAGAACAAGATGGCCCCGCCCTTCAAGCAGGCCGAGTTCGACATCCTCTACGGCGTCGGCATCTCGCGCGAGGGCAGCCTCATCGACTACGGCGTCGAGCACGGCATCGTCAAGAAGTCGGGCGCCTGGTACACCTACGACGGCGACCAGCTCGGCCAGGGCAAGGAGAACGCGCGCAACTTCCTCCTCGAGAACCCCGACATGGCCGCGGAGATCGAGCAGAAGATCCTCGCGAAGCTCGGTATCGGCGCGGCAGGCAAGGCCGCCCAGGAGGGCGCCAACGTCGAGTCGCTCGAGGGCAAGCTCGCGGCCCGCAAGGCCGCAGGCGAGTGA
- a CDS encoding DUF3046 domain-containing protein yields MRDSVIVALGNRTPEAALAAGIPARDVWLALCRAQEVPRERWHGAGLRDPRD; encoded by the coding sequence GTGCGCGACTCGGTGATCGTCGCGCTCGGCAACCGCACGCCCGAGGCTGCCCTCGCGGCGGGCATCCCGGCCCGCGACGTCTGGCTCGCGCTGTGTCGCGCGCAGGAGGTGCCGCGCGAGCGCTGGCACGGCGCGGGGCTCCGCGACCCGCGCGACTGA
- a CDS encoding helix-turn-helix domain-containing protein produces MVLVRQELGDVLRDFRLQKAMTLRQVASRASVALGYLSEVERGQKEASSEILASVADALDTPVSVIMREVGDRLAVIEGLTTVPDTLPDELVAEFDADLAVR; encoded by the coding sequence ATGGTTCTGGTTCGACAGGAACTCGGCGATGTCCTCCGCGACTTCCGTCTGCAGAAGGCCATGACGCTGCGCCAGGTCGCGAGCCGCGCGAGCGTCGCCCTCGGCTACCTGAGCGAGGTGGAGCGCGGCCAGAAGGAGGCGAGCTCCGAGATCCTCGCCTCCGTCGCCGATGCGCTCGACACCCCGGTGTCGGTCATCATGCGCGAGGTGGGCGACCGCCTCGCCGTCATCGAGGGCCTCACGACGGTCCCCGACACGCTGCCCGACGAGCTCGTCGCGGAGTTCGACGCCGACCTCGCAGTCCGCTGA
- a CDS encoding CinA family protein, with protein sequence MSPHPLAVRIVAELARRGERVAVAESLTGGLLTSALVDVPGASAVVSGGVVAYATPLKASLLGVDAGLLAERGAIDAEVARQMAHGARTRLAVDGRPADHGVATTGAAGPDPQDGHPPGTVWLGYADAAGTHAELLSLPGTRDGIRRSAVEAALALLARRLGIDVDGVWE encoded by the coding sequence GTGAGTCCGCACCCGCTCGCAGTGCGGATCGTCGCCGAGCTGGCGCGACGCGGTGAGCGCGTCGCCGTCGCGGAGTCGCTCACGGGCGGTCTCCTGACCTCGGCGCTCGTCGACGTGCCGGGTGCCTCGGCCGTCGTGTCCGGGGGAGTGGTCGCCTACGCGACGCCGCTCAAGGCCTCGCTCCTCGGCGTCGATGCGGGGCTCCTCGCGGAGCGCGGGGCGATCGACGCGGAGGTCGCGCGCCAGATGGCGCACGGCGCCCGAACGCGCCTCGCGGTCGACGGACGACCGGCCGACCACGGCGTCGCGACGACGGGTGCCGCCGGCCCCGACCCGCAGGACGGGCACCCGCCCGGCACCGTGTGGCTCGGCTACGCGGATGCGGCGGGCACCCACGCCGAGCTGCTCTCGCTCCCGGGAACCCGCGACGGCATCCGCCGTTCCGCCGTCGAGGCGGCGCTCGCGTTGCTCGCCCGCCGCCTCGGGATCGACGTCGACGGGGTGTGGGAATAA
- the pgsA gene encoding CDP-diacylglycerol--glycerol-3-phosphate 3-phosphatidyltransferase, translating into MTDPVPDPSPAPSARTNPMRGRVVSAGETPASMGNIANIITVVRILLAPVFVWLMVLDDSELGVWRWVAAALFILSITTDSVDGFLARSRNLVTDFGKLVDPIADKILVGAALVALSWIGELWWWVMIVILAREFGITIFRFLMLRNHVIPAGFLGKLKTVFQAVAVSFALTPLWTVLGDWVLWINWVLMGIALALTVVSGLQYLWDAWRVTRGAKAAG; encoded by the coding sequence GTGACCGATCCCGTTCCGGATCCGTCGCCCGCCCCGAGCGCACGCACGAACCCCATGCGGGGTCGCGTCGTGAGCGCGGGCGAGACGCCCGCGAGCATGGGCAACATCGCCAACATCATCACGGTGGTGCGCATCCTGCTGGCGCCCGTGTTCGTCTGGCTCATGGTGCTCGACGACAGCGAGCTCGGCGTCTGGCGCTGGGTCGCCGCGGCGCTCTTCATCCTCTCGATCACGACCGACTCGGTCGACGGCTTCCTCGCGCGCAGCCGCAACCTCGTGACCGACTTTGGCAAGCTCGTCGACCCGATCGCAGACAAGATCCTCGTCGGCGCGGCGCTCGTCGCCCTGTCGTGGATCGGCGAGCTGTGGTGGTGGGTCATGATCGTGATCCTCGCGCGCGAGTTCGGCATCACGATCTTCCGCTTCCTCATGCTGCGGAACCACGTCATCCCCGCGGGCTTCCTCGGCAAGCTCAAGACGGTGTTCCAGGCCGTCGCCGTGTCGTTCGCGCTCACGCCCCTGTGGACGGTGCTCGGCGACTGGGTGCTGTGGATCAACTGGGTGCTCATGGGCATCGCGCTCGCTCTCACGGTCGTGAGCGGCCTGCAGTACCTGTGGGACGCCTGGCGGGTGACGCGCGGCGCGAAGGCCGCCGGGTGA